From Oncorhynchus masou masou isolate Uvic2021 chromosome 7, UVic_Omas_1.1, whole genome shotgun sequence, one genomic window encodes:
- the LOC135543430 gene encoding UDP-glucose:glycoprotein glucosyltransferase 1-like isoform X2, which translates to MADAGSYQAGFGPRMWQHCALLLSLSLLPVVSGEADSKGVTTSLTTKWASTPLLLEASEFLAEESQEMFWDFVEANQNIKGEHDDTDQAYYDLIVKRASALLSTVQLNMLKFALSLRAYSATVHSFQQIASNEPPPSGCSAFFNVHGEKSCDTEKLTALMETAAERPKPYLFKSDHRFPGSNPNTPVVILYAEIGSSDFTMFHQLMLSKVNKGLATYVLRHYLASPSSRRVYLSGYGVELAIKNQEYKAKDDTQVQGAEVNATLMGENDPVDEVQGFLFGKLKTLYPELKEQLKELRKHLVESTNEMAPLKVWQMQDLSFQTAARILAAPSSDALNVMRDLSQNFPTKARSITQTVVSSEIRKEMEENQKFFKGTLGLQPGDSALFINGLHIDLDTQDIFSVFEVLRSEARVMEGLRSLLIETPFIHDILKLNVQPSDSDYAVDIRNPAVNWINNLETDSRYGSWPYNVQELLRPTFPGVIRQIRKNFHNLVVILDPTHESSAELLNVAEMFYSNNIPLRIGLVFVVSDVDEIDGMEDAGVALLRAFNYITEELDTPAAFDTIISMFNRVPSGGKLSVGDVVKVLEKKFPYVEVGSILGPDSTYDDNRKEGRGYYLQTGVGPLPVVMYNGMPYQREQLDPEELETVTMHKILETTSFYQRAVYMGELATDQDVVDFIMTQPNVVPRINPRILSTARTYLDLSNTNNHFIDQYARFLFLDSKEKSTAVANSMNYMTKKDDGYIRPVTFWVVGDFDQPSGRQLLYDAIRHMKTSNNVRLGLINNPSDSPSKENSHVARAIWAGMQTQTANNAKNYITKLAKEETAKALETGADVTQFTVGGMDVALFKSAFEGPKFDFLLSHAVYCRDVLKLGKGQRAVISNGRLIGPLEDGEVFNQDDFLLLESIILKTSGERIKSKVQQFGVEEDRASDLVMKIDSLLSSQPKGEARIEHAFADDRYSAVKIRPTEGEVYFDMVAVVDPVTRDAQKLAPLLLVLKKLVNVNLRVFMNCQSKLSDLPLKSFYRYVLEPEVLFQTDGSLSPGPLAKFLDMPQTPLFTLNLNTPESWMVESIRTRYDLDNIYLEEVDSIVAAEYELEHLLLEGHCFDVSTGQPPRGLQFTLGTPSDPVIVDTIVMANLGYFQLKANPGAWILKLRRGRSDEIYKIYSHDGTDSPADADDLIVVLNNFKSRIIKVKVQKRPEKFSEELLSDGTQENDSGFWESLTRGFTGGVKTEESKQEKDDVINIFSLASGHLYERFLRIMMLSVLKNTKTPVKFWFLKNYLSPAFKEFIPYMAEQYGFQYELVQYKWPRWLHQQTEKQRIIWGYKILFLDVLFPLSVDKFLFVDADQIVRTDLKELRDLDLEGAPYGYTPFCESRREMDGFRFWKSGYWASHLAGRKYHISALYVVDLKRFRKIAAGDRLRGQYQGLSQDPNSLSNLDQDLPNNMIHQVPIKSLPQEWLWCETWCDDNSKKKAKTIDLCNNPQTKEPKLQAAVRIVAEWSDYDQEIKRLQNRVQERGAENHTTQKDKPDDTHTEL; encoded by the exons ATGGCAGATGCGGGAAGTTACCAAGCCGGTTTCG gccCCAGGATGTGGCAGCACTGTGCCCtgctcctgtccctgtccctgctacCAGTGGTATCTGGAGAAGCTGACTCCAAGGGTGTCACCACCAGTCTTACCACCAAGTGGGCCTCTACCCCTCTGCTGCTGGAGGCCAG TGAGTTCCTTGCAGAAGAGAGTCAGGAGATGTTCTGGGATTTCGTCGAAGCAAATCAGAACATCAAAGGGGAACATGATG ATACAGACCAGGCGTACTACGACCTGATTGTGAAGAGAGCCAGTGCTCTGCTCAGCACAGTCCAACTCAACATGCTCAAGTTCGCCCTCTCTCTCAGGGCCTACTCCGCTACTGTACACTCCTTCCAACAA atAGCGTCCAACGAGCCCCCGCCCTCCGGCTGCTCAGCCTTCTTCAATGTTCACGGAGAGAAGTCATGTGACACGGAGAAACTGACTGCACTGATGGAGACCGCAGCAGAACG GCCCAAGCCCTACCTATTCAAAAGCGATCACAGGTTCCCGGGATCAAATCCCAACACTCCGGTTGTTATCCTGTATGCCGAGATTGGAAGTTCGGATTTCACAATGTTCCATCAGCTGATGCTGTCCAAAGTCAACAAGGGACTGGCCACCTATGTGCTTCGTCACTACCTGGCT TCTCCCAGCAGTCGTAGGGTGTATTTGTCTGGTTATGGAGTGGAGCTGGCCATCAAGAACCAGGAATACAAGGCTAAGGATGATACACAGGTCCAGGGAGCGGAAGTGAATGCTACACTGATGGGGGAGAATGACCCAGTGGATGAGGTCCAGGGATTCCTCTTTGGAAAACTGAA gactCTGTACCCTGAGTTGAAGGAGCAGCTGAAGGAGCTAAGGAAACACCTGGTGGAGAGCACCAATGAGATGGCTCCCCTTAAAGTCTGGCAGATGCAAG ATCTGAGTTTCCAGACTGCAGCTCGGATCCTGGCTGCTCCATCTTCAGATGCTCTGAACGTCATGAGAGACCTCAGTCAGAACTTCCCTACCAAGgctag gTCCATCACTCAAACAGTGGTCAGCTCTGAGATACGTAAAGAGATGGAAGAGAACCAGAAG tTCTTTAAGGGAACTCTGGGATTGCAGCCTGGAGACTCTGCTCTATTCATCAACGGACTACACATAGACCTGGACACACAGGACATcttcag tgtgttTGAGGTTCTCCGTAGTGAGGCCAGGGTGATGGAAGGTCTGCGTTCTCTCCTTATCGAGACTCCCTTCATCCACGACATCCTCAAACTCAACGTACAGCCTTCTGACTCGGACTACGCTGTGGACATCCGCAATCCTGCTGTCAAC tggATTAATAacctggagacagacagcaggTACGGCTCATGGCCCTACAACGTCCAGGAGCTCCTCAGACCAACCTTCCCTGGAGTCATACGACAGATCCGGAAAAACTTTCACAACCTC GTGGTGATTCTGGACCCGACCCATGAGAGTTCTGCTGAGCTGTTGAATGTTGCTGAGATGTTCTACAGCAATAACATCCCACTCAG gattGGACTGGTGTTTGTGGTGTCTGATGTTGATGAGATCGATGGTATGGAGGATGCAGGTGTGGCTCTGCTCCGAGCCTTTAACTACATCACAGAAGAGCTGGACACTCCCGCCGCCTTCGACACCATCATCTCG atgTTTAACCGTGTGCCTAGCGGTGGTAAGCTAAGTGTAGGTGATGTCGTCAAGGTGTTGGAGAAGAAGTTTCCCTACGTGGAGGTCGGCAGCATTCTTGGACCAGACTCCACTTACGACGACAACCGGAAG GAAGGGCGTGGTTACTACTTGCAGACGGGTGTAGGTCCGTTGCCAGTGGTGATGTACAACGGAATGCCGTACCAGCGAGAACAGCTAGACCCAGAGGAGCTAGAAACTGTCACCATGCACAAAATACTGGAGACTACCAGCTTCTACCAACGGGCTGTCTACATG GGTGAGCTGGCCACTGATCAAGATGTGGTGGATTTCATCATGACCCAACCCAACGTTGTCCCTCGTATCAACCCTCGAATCCTGTCGACTGCCAGGACGTACCTGGACCTATCTAATACTA ATAACCATTTCATAGACCAGTACGCTCGCTTTCTGTTCCTGGACAGCAAAGAGAAAAGCACTGCTGTGGCTAACAGCATGAACTACATGACTAAGAAGG atGATGGCTACATCCGTCCAGTCACGTTCTGGGTTGTGGGAGATTTTGACCAACCTTCCGGACGCCAGCTATTATACGATGCCATCAGACACATG AAAACCAGTAACAACGTGCGATTGGGCCTGATCAACAACCCTAGCGACAGCCCATCCAAGGAGAACAGTCATGTTGCCAGGGCGATATGGGCCGGCATGCAGACCCAGACAGCTAACAACGCTAAAAACTACATCACCAAGCTGGCTAAAGAAGAAACCGCTAAGGCACTGGAGACTGGGGCCGACGTCACACAGTTCACTGTCGGG GGTATGGACGTTGCCTTGTTTAAGAGTGCGTTTGAAGGTCCTAAGTTTGACTTCCTGCTGTCTCACGCTGTCTACTGCCGAGACGTTCTCAAGCTGGGGAAAGGACAGAGAGCAGTCATCAGCAACGGACGG CTCATTGGTCCGCTAGAGGATGGGGAGGTCTTTAACCAAGATGACTTCCTCCTATTGGAGAGTATCATTTTGAAGACCTCGGGAGAGCGAATCAAAAGCAAGGTCCAGCAGTTTGGGGTGGAGGAGGACAGGGCCAGTGACCTGGTGATGAAGATtgactctctgctctcctctcagcCCAAAGGAGAGGCCAGGATAGAACATGCCTTTGCTGATGACCGATACAG TGCTGTAAAGATCCGGCCCACAGAGGGAGAAGTCTACTTTGACATGGTTGCCGTGGTAGACCCCGTAACCAGGGACGCCCAGAAACTAGCCCCGCTCCTATTG GTGTTGAAGAAGCTGGTCAATGTGAACCTGCGGGTGTTTATGAACTGCCAGTCCAAACTCTCAGACCTGCCTCTCAAAAG ttTCTACCGGTATGTGTTGGAGCCTGAGGTGCTGTTCCAGACTGACGGTAGTTTGTCCCCTGGTCCCCTGGCTAAGTTCCTGGACATGCCTCAAACTCCCCTCTTCACACTCAACCTCAACACCCCTGAGAGCTGGATGGTGGAGTCTATACGCACTAGATATGACCTGGACAATATCTACTTGGaagag GTGGACAGTATAGTAGCAGCAGAATACGAGTTGGAACATCTGCTGCTGGAGGGTCACTGTTTTGACGTGAGTACAGGTCAGCCCCCCAGAGGACTCCAGTTCACCCTGGGAACCCCCTCCGACCCTGTCATCGTCGACACCATCGTCATGGCCAACCTG GGTTATTTCCAGTTGAAGGCGAACCCAGGAGCCTGGATCCTGAAGCTGAGGAGGGGACGGTCTGACGAAATCTACAAGATCTACAG TCATGATGGAACAGACTCTCCAGCAGACGCTGATGACCTCATCGTGGTGCTGAACAACTTCAAGAGCCGGAtcatcaaagtcaag GTCCAGAAGAGGCCAGAGAAGTTCAGTGAGGAGCTGTTGAGTGATGGAACCCAGGAGAACGACTCAGGCTTCTGGGAGTCACTcaccag aGGGTTTACAGGAGGTGTGAAGACGGAGGAGAGTAAACAGGAGAAGGATGATGTCATCAACATATTCTCTTTGGCCTCTGGACACCTCTACGAACGTTTCCtcag gATCATGATGTTGTCTGTTCTAAAGAACACCAAAACACCAGTCAAGTTCTGGTTCCTCAAAAACTACCTGTCCCCGGCATTTAAG GAGTTTATCCCGTACATGGCAGAGCAGTATGGTTTCCAGTATGAACTCGTCCAGTATAAGTGGCCGCGGTGGTTACACCAGCAGACCGAGAAACAGAGGATTATCTGGGGTTACAAGATCCTCTTCCTGGATGTCCTGTTCCCTCTGTCCGTCGACAAGTTCTTATTCGTGGACGcagatcag ATAGTGCGTACCGACCTGAAGGAGCTCCGTGACCTTGACCTTGAAGGAGCACCGTATGGCTACACACCGTTCTGTGAGAGCCGGAGAGAGATGGACGGCTTCCGCTTCTGGAAGTCCGGCTACTGGGCGAGTCACCTCGCTGGACGCAAATATCACATCAG tgcTCTGTATGTGGTAGATCTGAAGAGGTTCCGTAAGATAGCAGCAGGAGACAGACTGAGAGGACAATACCAAGGCCTGAGTCAAGACCCCAACAGCCTGTCCAACCtcgaccag gatctGCCTAATAATATGATCCACCAGGTGCCTATCAAGTCTCTACCTCAGGAGTGGCTCTGGTGTGAGACTTGGTGTGACGACAACTCTAAGAAAAAGGCCAAGACTATAGATCTG TGTAACAACCCCCAGACCAAGGAGCCCAAGTTGCAGGCAGCTGTTCGTATCGTAGCAGAGTGGAGCGACTACGACCAGGAGATCAAACGCCTGCAGAACAGAgtccaggagagaggagcagagaaccaTACCACACAGAAGGACAAGCCAG atgATACACATACAGAGTTGTGA
- the LOC135543430 gene encoding UDP-glucose:glycoprotein glucosyltransferase 1-like isoform X1 codes for MADAGSYQAGFGPRMWQHCALLLSLSLLPVVSGEADSKGVTTSLTTKWASTPLLLEASEFLAEESQEMFWDFVEANQNIKGEHDDTDQAYYDLIVKRASALLSTVQLNMLKFALSLRAYSATVHSFQQIASNEPPPSGCSAFFNVHGEKSCDTEKLTALMETAAERPKPYLFKSDHRFPGSNPNTPVVILYAEIGSSDFTMFHQLMLSKVNKGLATYVLRHYLASPSSRRVYLSGYGVELAIKNQEYKAKDDTQVQGAEVNATLMGENDPVDEVQGFLFGKLKTLYPELKEQLKELRKHLVESTNEMAPLKVWQMQDLSFQTAARILAAPSSDALNVMRDLSQNFPTKARSITQTVVSSEIRKEMEENQKFFKGTLGLQPGDSALFINGLHIDLDTQDIFSVFEVLRSEARVMEGLRSLLIETPFIHDILKLNVQPSDSDYAVDIRNPAVNWINNLETDSRYGSWPYNVQELLRPTFPGVIRQIRKNFHNLVVILDPTHESSAELLNVAEMFYSNNIPLRIGLVFVVSDVDEIDGMEDAGVALLRAFNYITEELDTPAAFDTIISMFNRVPSGGKLSVGDVVKVLEKKFPYVEVGSILGPDSTYDDNRKEGRGYYLQTGVGPLPVVMYNGMPYQREQLDPEELETVTMHKILETTSFYQRAVYMGELATDQDVVDFIMTQPNVVPRINPRILSTARTYLDLSNTNNHFIDQYARFLFLDSKEKSTAVANSMNYMTKKGMAPKDHHDDGYIRPVTFWVVGDFDQPSGRQLLYDAIRHMKTSNNVRLGLINNPSDSPSKENSHVARAIWAGMQTQTANNAKNYITKLAKEETAKALETGADVTQFTVGGMDVALFKSAFEGPKFDFLLSHAVYCRDVLKLGKGQRAVISNGRLIGPLEDGEVFNQDDFLLLESIILKTSGERIKSKVQQFGVEEDRASDLVMKIDSLLSSQPKGEARIEHAFADDRYSAVKIRPTEGEVYFDMVAVVDPVTRDAQKLAPLLLVLKKLVNVNLRVFMNCQSKLSDLPLKSFYRYVLEPEVLFQTDGSLSPGPLAKFLDMPQTPLFTLNLNTPESWMVESIRTRYDLDNIYLEEVDSIVAAEYELEHLLLEGHCFDVSTGQPPRGLQFTLGTPSDPVIVDTIVMANLGYFQLKANPGAWILKLRRGRSDEIYKIYSHDGTDSPADADDLIVVLNNFKSRIIKVKVQKRPEKFSEELLSDGTQENDSGFWESLTRGFTGGVKTEESKQEKDDVINIFSLASGHLYERFLRIMMLSVLKNTKTPVKFWFLKNYLSPAFKEFIPYMAEQYGFQYELVQYKWPRWLHQQTEKQRIIWGYKILFLDVLFPLSVDKFLFVDADQIVRTDLKELRDLDLEGAPYGYTPFCESRREMDGFRFWKSGYWASHLAGRKYHISALYVVDLKRFRKIAAGDRLRGQYQGLSQDPNSLSNLDQDLPNNMIHQVPIKSLPQEWLWCETWCDDNSKKKAKTIDLCNNPQTKEPKLQAAVRIVAEWSDYDQEIKRLQNRVQERGAENHTTQKDKPDDTHTEL; via the exons ATGGCAGATGCGGGAAGTTACCAAGCCGGTTTCG gccCCAGGATGTGGCAGCACTGTGCCCtgctcctgtccctgtccctgctacCAGTGGTATCTGGAGAAGCTGACTCCAAGGGTGTCACCACCAGTCTTACCACCAAGTGGGCCTCTACCCCTCTGCTGCTGGAGGCCAG TGAGTTCCTTGCAGAAGAGAGTCAGGAGATGTTCTGGGATTTCGTCGAAGCAAATCAGAACATCAAAGGGGAACATGATG ATACAGACCAGGCGTACTACGACCTGATTGTGAAGAGAGCCAGTGCTCTGCTCAGCACAGTCCAACTCAACATGCTCAAGTTCGCCCTCTCTCTCAGGGCCTACTCCGCTACTGTACACTCCTTCCAACAA atAGCGTCCAACGAGCCCCCGCCCTCCGGCTGCTCAGCCTTCTTCAATGTTCACGGAGAGAAGTCATGTGACACGGAGAAACTGACTGCACTGATGGAGACCGCAGCAGAACG GCCCAAGCCCTACCTATTCAAAAGCGATCACAGGTTCCCGGGATCAAATCCCAACACTCCGGTTGTTATCCTGTATGCCGAGATTGGAAGTTCGGATTTCACAATGTTCCATCAGCTGATGCTGTCCAAAGTCAACAAGGGACTGGCCACCTATGTGCTTCGTCACTACCTGGCT TCTCCCAGCAGTCGTAGGGTGTATTTGTCTGGTTATGGAGTGGAGCTGGCCATCAAGAACCAGGAATACAAGGCTAAGGATGATACACAGGTCCAGGGAGCGGAAGTGAATGCTACACTGATGGGGGAGAATGACCCAGTGGATGAGGTCCAGGGATTCCTCTTTGGAAAACTGAA gactCTGTACCCTGAGTTGAAGGAGCAGCTGAAGGAGCTAAGGAAACACCTGGTGGAGAGCACCAATGAGATGGCTCCCCTTAAAGTCTGGCAGATGCAAG ATCTGAGTTTCCAGACTGCAGCTCGGATCCTGGCTGCTCCATCTTCAGATGCTCTGAACGTCATGAGAGACCTCAGTCAGAACTTCCCTACCAAGgctag gTCCATCACTCAAACAGTGGTCAGCTCTGAGATACGTAAAGAGATGGAAGAGAACCAGAAG tTCTTTAAGGGAACTCTGGGATTGCAGCCTGGAGACTCTGCTCTATTCATCAACGGACTACACATAGACCTGGACACACAGGACATcttcag tgtgttTGAGGTTCTCCGTAGTGAGGCCAGGGTGATGGAAGGTCTGCGTTCTCTCCTTATCGAGACTCCCTTCATCCACGACATCCTCAAACTCAACGTACAGCCTTCTGACTCGGACTACGCTGTGGACATCCGCAATCCTGCTGTCAAC tggATTAATAacctggagacagacagcaggTACGGCTCATGGCCCTACAACGTCCAGGAGCTCCTCAGACCAACCTTCCCTGGAGTCATACGACAGATCCGGAAAAACTTTCACAACCTC GTGGTGATTCTGGACCCGACCCATGAGAGTTCTGCTGAGCTGTTGAATGTTGCTGAGATGTTCTACAGCAATAACATCCCACTCAG gattGGACTGGTGTTTGTGGTGTCTGATGTTGATGAGATCGATGGTATGGAGGATGCAGGTGTGGCTCTGCTCCGAGCCTTTAACTACATCACAGAAGAGCTGGACACTCCCGCCGCCTTCGACACCATCATCTCG atgTTTAACCGTGTGCCTAGCGGTGGTAAGCTAAGTGTAGGTGATGTCGTCAAGGTGTTGGAGAAGAAGTTTCCCTACGTGGAGGTCGGCAGCATTCTTGGACCAGACTCCACTTACGACGACAACCGGAAG GAAGGGCGTGGTTACTACTTGCAGACGGGTGTAGGTCCGTTGCCAGTGGTGATGTACAACGGAATGCCGTACCAGCGAGAACAGCTAGACCCAGAGGAGCTAGAAACTGTCACCATGCACAAAATACTGGAGACTACCAGCTTCTACCAACGGGCTGTCTACATG GGTGAGCTGGCCACTGATCAAGATGTGGTGGATTTCATCATGACCCAACCCAACGTTGTCCCTCGTATCAACCCTCGAATCCTGTCGACTGCCAGGACGTACCTGGACCTATCTAATACTA ATAACCATTTCATAGACCAGTACGCTCGCTTTCTGTTCCTGGACAGCAAAGAGAAAAGCACTGCTGTGGCTAACAGCATGAACTACATGACTAAGAAGG GGATGGCCCCCAAGGACCACCATG atGATGGCTACATCCGTCCAGTCACGTTCTGGGTTGTGGGAGATTTTGACCAACCTTCCGGACGCCAGCTATTATACGATGCCATCAGACACATG AAAACCAGTAACAACGTGCGATTGGGCCTGATCAACAACCCTAGCGACAGCCCATCCAAGGAGAACAGTCATGTTGCCAGGGCGATATGGGCCGGCATGCAGACCCAGACAGCTAACAACGCTAAAAACTACATCACCAAGCTGGCTAAAGAAGAAACCGCTAAGGCACTGGAGACTGGGGCCGACGTCACACAGTTCACTGTCGGG GGTATGGACGTTGCCTTGTTTAAGAGTGCGTTTGAAGGTCCTAAGTTTGACTTCCTGCTGTCTCACGCTGTCTACTGCCGAGACGTTCTCAAGCTGGGGAAAGGACAGAGAGCAGTCATCAGCAACGGACGG CTCATTGGTCCGCTAGAGGATGGGGAGGTCTTTAACCAAGATGACTTCCTCCTATTGGAGAGTATCATTTTGAAGACCTCGGGAGAGCGAATCAAAAGCAAGGTCCAGCAGTTTGGGGTGGAGGAGGACAGGGCCAGTGACCTGGTGATGAAGATtgactctctgctctcctctcagcCCAAAGGAGAGGCCAGGATAGAACATGCCTTTGCTGATGACCGATACAG TGCTGTAAAGATCCGGCCCACAGAGGGAGAAGTCTACTTTGACATGGTTGCCGTGGTAGACCCCGTAACCAGGGACGCCCAGAAACTAGCCCCGCTCCTATTG GTGTTGAAGAAGCTGGTCAATGTGAACCTGCGGGTGTTTATGAACTGCCAGTCCAAACTCTCAGACCTGCCTCTCAAAAG ttTCTACCGGTATGTGTTGGAGCCTGAGGTGCTGTTCCAGACTGACGGTAGTTTGTCCCCTGGTCCCCTGGCTAAGTTCCTGGACATGCCTCAAACTCCCCTCTTCACACTCAACCTCAACACCCCTGAGAGCTGGATGGTGGAGTCTATACGCACTAGATATGACCTGGACAATATCTACTTGGaagag GTGGACAGTATAGTAGCAGCAGAATACGAGTTGGAACATCTGCTGCTGGAGGGTCACTGTTTTGACGTGAGTACAGGTCAGCCCCCCAGAGGACTCCAGTTCACCCTGGGAACCCCCTCCGACCCTGTCATCGTCGACACCATCGTCATGGCCAACCTG GGTTATTTCCAGTTGAAGGCGAACCCAGGAGCCTGGATCCTGAAGCTGAGGAGGGGACGGTCTGACGAAATCTACAAGATCTACAG TCATGATGGAACAGACTCTCCAGCAGACGCTGATGACCTCATCGTGGTGCTGAACAACTTCAAGAGCCGGAtcatcaaagtcaag GTCCAGAAGAGGCCAGAGAAGTTCAGTGAGGAGCTGTTGAGTGATGGAACCCAGGAGAACGACTCAGGCTTCTGGGAGTCACTcaccag aGGGTTTACAGGAGGTGTGAAGACGGAGGAGAGTAAACAGGAGAAGGATGATGTCATCAACATATTCTCTTTGGCCTCTGGACACCTCTACGAACGTTTCCtcag gATCATGATGTTGTCTGTTCTAAAGAACACCAAAACACCAGTCAAGTTCTGGTTCCTCAAAAACTACCTGTCCCCGGCATTTAAG GAGTTTATCCCGTACATGGCAGAGCAGTATGGTTTCCAGTATGAACTCGTCCAGTATAAGTGGCCGCGGTGGTTACACCAGCAGACCGAGAAACAGAGGATTATCTGGGGTTACAAGATCCTCTTCCTGGATGTCCTGTTCCCTCTGTCCGTCGACAAGTTCTTATTCGTGGACGcagatcag ATAGTGCGTACCGACCTGAAGGAGCTCCGTGACCTTGACCTTGAAGGAGCACCGTATGGCTACACACCGTTCTGTGAGAGCCGGAGAGAGATGGACGGCTTCCGCTTCTGGAAGTCCGGCTACTGGGCGAGTCACCTCGCTGGACGCAAATATCACATCAG tgcTCTGTATGTGGTAGATCTGAAGAGGTTCCGTAAGATAGCAGCAGGAGACAGACTGAGAGGACAATACCAAGGCCTGAGTCAAGACCCCAACAGCCTGTCCAACCtcgaccag gatctGCCTAATAATATGATCCACCAGGTGCCTATCAAGTCTCTACCTCAGGAGTGGCTCTGGTGTGAGACTTGGTGTGACGACAACTCTAAGAAAAAGGCCAAGACTATAGATCTG TGTAACAACCCCCAGACCAAGGAGCCCAAGTTGCAGGCAGCTGTTCGTATCGTAGCAGAGTGGAGCGACTACGACCAGGAGATCAAACGCCTGCAGAACAGAgtccaggagagaggagcagagaaccaTACCACACAGAAGGACAAGCCAG atgATACACATACAGAGTTGTGA